The following are from one region of the Haloactinomyces albus genome:
- a CDS encoding adenosine deaminase: protein MALSLPKAELHIHIEGALEPELAFECARRNGILLPYADVDDLRRRYDFSNLQSFLDLYYTGMNVLRTTRDFTELADSYLARAREQGVRHAEIFFDPQAHTLRGVELSTVLDGLEASLATSRERFGISTRLIACFLRDRGPEEAMATFDALLPHADRITGVGLDSAESGYPPDAFAAVFSRAREAGLSLVAHAGEEGPPEYVWQALDVLGVDRVDHGIRAVEDATLLRRIARDQVPLTVCPLSNVRLRCVSTLDQHCLPHLVDTGVSATLNSDDPAYFGGYVADNYSAVQRELGFGDTALREFAANSIRASFLGQDEREQLLAELTATT from the coding sequence ATGGCGCTGTCGTTGCCGAAGGCTGAACTGCACATACACATCGAGGGCGCGCTGGAGCCGGAGTTGGCGTTCGAGTGTGCTCGCCGCAACGGGATCCTCCTGCCGTATGCCGATGTCGATGACCTACGGCGGCGTTACGACTTCAGCAACCTGCAGTCGTTCCTCGACCTGTACTACACGGGCATGAACGTGCTGCGCACAACACGGGACTTCACCGAGCTGGCGGACAGCTACCTGGCGCGGGCACGGGAGCAGGGCGTGCGCCATGCCGAGATCTTCTTCGATCCGCAGGCCCACACCCTTCGCGGCGTGGAACTGTCGACCGTGCTCGACGGGCTGGAGGCCTCCCTGGCGACGAGCCGGGAGCGCTTCGGGATCTCCACCCGGTTGATCGCGTGCTTTCTCCGCGACCGCGGTCCCGAGGAAGCCATGGCCACCTTCGACGCGCTGCTGCCCCATGCCGATCGGATCACCGGTGTCGGGCTGGACTCCGCGGAGTCCGGGTATCCGCCGGATGCCTTCGCCGCGGTGTTCTCCCGGGCTCGAGAGGCCGGGTTGTCCCTGGTGGCACATGCCGGAGAGGAAGGCCCACCCGAATACGTCTGGCAGGCCCTGGACGTGCTCGGGGTCGATCGCGTGGACCACGGCATCCGAGCGGTCGAGGATGCCACGCTACTGAGGCGCATCGCTCGCGATCAGGTACCGCTGACGGTGTGCCCGCTGTCCAATGTGCGGCTGCGCTGCGTCTCCACGCTGGATCAGCACTGCCTGCCCCATCTCGTCGACACGGGGGTGTCGGCCACTCTCAACTCCGACGATCCCGCCTACTTCGGCGGCTACGTCGCCGACAACTACAGCGCCGTGCAACGGGAACTCGGTTTCGGTGACACCGCACTGCGCGAGTTCGCCGCGAACTCGATCCGGGCCTCGTTCCTCGGGCAGGACGAGCGGGAGCAACTGCTCGCCGAGCTCACGGCAACCACCTGA